One Mycoplasmopsis caviae DNA segment encodes these proteins:
- a CDS encoding PP2C family protein-serine/threonine phosphatase, whose translation MEYGITSDMGRVRLENQDKASYFAKGNYSLLILCDGMGGHYGGGIASRTTINTFNKAFNNSIPADNSEIKDYVSWFKKTIDSARDEMIKISANDEAKLDMGTTVTAALINNKTKLLLIFNIGDSRTYAMTTFGELKQITVDHNLYNKLINEEGKSPYEAKLNRFHASLTSALGPDKRTKIEVFDLSSQYDHVYSLVTTSDGVHDFIEKPKMEMILRENLNAEDMTKKLVIEALDNKSTDNCSAGMVVLDNHKEWS comes from the coding sequence ATGGAATATGGAATAACAAGCGACATGGGTCGTGTTAGATTAGAAAACCAAGACAAGGCTAGTTACTTTGCAAAAGGTAACTATTCTTTATTAATTCTTTGTGATGGAATGGGCGGCCACTATGGTGGTGGAATTGCTTCTAGAACAACAATTAATACTTTCAACAAGGCTTTTAATAATTCAATTCCAGCAGACAATTCTGAAATCAAGGATTATGTTTCGTGGTTTAAAAAAACAATAGACTCAGCTCGTGATGAAATGATTAAAATTAGTGCTAATGATGAGGCAAAGTTAGATATGGGAACCACTGTCACAGCAGCACTAATTAATAACAAGACAAAATTACTTCTAATTTTCAATATTGGTGACTCACGCACATATGCAATGACAACTTTTGGCGAGCTAAAACAAATTACAGTTGACCATAACTTGTACAATAAATTAATCAATGAAGAAGGCAAATCACCTTATGAAGCTAAACTTAATAGATTTCATGCCTCACTAACATCTGCACTTGGTCCAGATAAGAGAACAAAAATTGAAGTCTTTGATTTAAGCAGCCAATATGATCATGTTTATAGTTTGGTAACAACTAGTGATGGAGTTCATGACTTTATCGAGAAACCTAAAATGGAAATGATTTTAAGAGAAAATCTTAATGCAGAGGATATGACTAAAAAATTAGTAATTGAAGCACTAGACAACAAATCAACCGATAATTGTTCAGCTGGTATGGTTGTTTTAGATAATCATAAAGAATGGAGCTAA
- a CDS encoding serine/threonine-protein kinase codes for MAIKPQSNIYKKYRILSTIGDGGFSQVYKVEPITDRSPIKKKYALKYSVNKNRNDEDITRRRFEQEIAIYKKLNTERVALYHDSFCDDYEQYLVMEFVEGQNLREIIKRNGKLTTTVAVNYAIQIAEGISELHNLGVIHRDIKSNNILITKDKNVKIIDLGLALDDESQRLTQENKVVGSVFYMAPEICLANSKPSVRSDIYALGILLFEMLTGSYPISGKDQQETLKLQRSANVPNLLNYINAPQALANVIIKATAKDPNKRYATMWDMRRDLSTCLDTKRVYEKPLDLRKVKPKNTIQEKVNSKKFIIASISVIALILLIGIILLAVYIR; via the coding sequence ATGGCAATAAAACCACAAAGTAACATATACAAAAAATATCGTATACTATCAACAATTGGTGATGGTGGTTTTTCTCAAGTTTATAAAGTTGAACCTATTACTGATAGAAGCCCAATCAAGAAAAAATATGCTCTTAAATATAGTGTTAATAAAAATCGAAATGACGAAGATATTACACGCAGAAGATTTGAGCAAGAGATTGCTATATACAAAAAATTAAACACAGAACGTGTGGCCTTATATCATGACTCATTTTGTGATGATTATGAACAATATTTAGTTATGGAATTTGTTGAAGGTCAAAACTTAAGAGAAATAATCAAGCGTAATGGTAAATTAACTACAACAGTAGCAGTTAATTATGCTATCCAAATTGCTGAAGGTATTAGCGAACTCCATAATTTAGGTGTTATTCACCGTGATATCAAAAGTAATAATATTCTAATAACAAAAGACAAGAATGTTAAAATCATTGACCTCGGTTTAGCTCTTGATGATGAAAGTCAAAGACTTACACAAGAAAACAAAGTTGTTGGTTCAGTTTTTTATATGGCACCTGAAATTTGTCTTGCTAATTCTAAACCATCAGTTAGATCTGATATTTATGCACTTGGTATTTTACTTTTTGAAATGCTTACTGGTTCATATCCAATTTCAGGTAAAGATCAACAAGAAACACTAAAATTACAAAGAAGTGCTAATGTACCAAACTTATTAAATTACATTAACGCACCACAAGCATTAGCTAATGTTATTATTAAAGCAACAGCTAAGGATCCAAACAAAAGATATGCAACAATGTGAGATATGCGTCGCGATCTTTCAACTTGCCTTGATACTAAAAGGGTTTATGAAAAACCTCTAGACTTACGTAAGGTTAAACCTAAAAATACAATTCAAGAAAAAGTTAACAGTAAAAAATTCATTATTGCAAGTATTTCAGTTATCGCACTTATTTTATTAATTGGAATTATTTTATTAGCTGTTTATATCAGGTAA
- the rsgA gene encoding ribosome small subunit-dependent GTPase A, translating into MKGKIYSINSGKYYINDQENKIHILPAAGVFRHKEIKPLVGDIVEFDKGQYIKEIYPRKNSFIRPKVANIDNIVVVMSIEKPSFQSYIVDKYLAFIESKNIKPIIVLTKSDLGSTPYYELYKNMGYEIYQINYKTDEWVKIFAKIFDHKTCSLMGQSGVGKTTLINKLTNNNFETNEISKNANRGRHTTRIVQIIPILNGELIDTPGFSSFDLNMSKLELASSYEEFKKLGKLCKFKSCLHENEPQDFCNIKLNVKNKIIPEFRYQNYLKLLKEISHD; encoded by the coding sequence TTGAAAGGCAAGATTTATTCAATTAATTCTGGTAAGTATTATATAAATGACCAAGAAAACAAAATACATATTCTGCCAGCAGCAGGTGTTTTTAGACATAAAGAAATAAAACCTCTTGTAGGCGATATAGTTGAGTTTGACAAAGGACAATATATAAAAGAAATATATCCTCGTAAGAATTCATTTATTAGACCAAAGGTTGCTAACATTGACAATATTGTTGTTGTTATGTCAATTGAGAAACCAAGCTTCCAAAGTTATATAGTTGATAAATATTTAGCCTTTATTGAAAGCAAAAACATTAAACCAATTATAGTTTTAACTAAGAGCGATCTTGGTTCAACACCTTATTATGAACTGTACAAAAATATGGGTTATGAAATTTACCAAATCAATTATAAAACAGACGAATGAGTAAAAATTTTTGCCAAAATTTTTGACCATAAAACTTGCTCACTAATGGGTCAAAGCGGTGTTGGTAAAACAACACTAATTAATAAGTTAACAAACAATAACTTTGAAACAAACGAGATTTCTAAAAATGCAAACAGAGGTAGACATACTACAAGAATAGTTCAAATAATACCTATTTTAAATGGAGAATTAATTGATACACCAGGTTTTAGTTCATTTGATTTAAATATGAGCAAATTAGAACTTGCTTCCTCATATGAAGAATTTAAGAAGTTAGGTAAACTATGCAAGTTTAAAAGTTGCTTACATGAAAACGAACCACAAGATTTCTGTAATATCAAACTAAATGTGAAAAATAAAATTATTCCTGAATTTAGGTATCAAAATTATTTAAAATTATTAAAGGAGATAAGTCATGACTAA
- a CDS encoding ribulose-phosphate 3-epimerase: MTKKQKYVTPSLLNVEKEERCNMATLLVNKGIKWIHYDVMDGKFVPNRAIELEEIKNINQNAPKHFKDAHLMVENPLDYLDEFRDHVDITTIHYEAVDKKKLTKFLKDHHSAYSIGLAIKPVTEVSEIVKLLPYLQLVLVMSVEPGKGGQKFIEHAVDKIKELKELRDTNGYKYLIQVDGGINGETGPICFEAGVDATVAGTYIVSEPTEERINSVFGK; encoded by the coding sequence ATGACTAAGAAACAAAAGTATGTTACACCCTCACTTTTAAATGTAGAAAAAGAAGAACGTTGCAATATGGCAACATTATTAGTTAACAAAGGTATTAAATGAATTCACTATGATGTTATGGATGGAAAATTTGTACCTAATAGAGCTATTGAATTAGAAGAAATTAAAAACATTAACCAAAATGCACCTAAACATTTTAAAGATGCTCACTTAATGGTAGAAAATCCACTTGACTATTTAGATGAATTTAGAGATCATGTTGATATTACTACTATTCACTATGAAGCGGTTGATAAAAAGAAATTAACCAAATTTTTAAAAGATCACCATTCTGCTTACAGTATAGGCTTAGCTATTAAACCAGTAACAGAGGTAAGTGAAATAGTTAAACTATTACCTTACCTACAGCTAGTACTAGTTATGTCAGTAGAGCCTGGAAAAGGTGGACAAAAATTTATAGAACATGCTGTTGACAAAATTAAAGAGTTAAAAGAATTAAGAGATACAAATGGCTATAAATATTTAATTCAAGTTGACGGCGGAATTAACGGAGAAACTGGACCAATATGTTTTGAAGCAGGTGTTGATGCAACTGTTGCTGGAACATATATTGTATCGGAACCAACCGAAGAGAGAATTAATAGTGTTTTTGGTAAATAA
- the rpmB gene encoding 50S ribosomal protein L28: MSRRDQLTGKGPMVGNTRSHAMNASKRKFNVNLQKVTMNINGKKVTLRVSAKTAKTLKNKGASVVA, encoded by the coding sequence ATGTCAAGAAGAGATCAATTAACAGGTAAGGGACCTATGGTTGGTAATACCCGTTCACATGCTATGAACGCTTCAAAAAGAAAATTCAATGTTAACTTACAAAAAGTAACCATGAATATTAATGGCAAAAAAGTAACTTTAAGAGTTAGTGCTAAAACAGCTAAAACATTAAAGAACAAAGGTGCTAGTGTTGTTGCTTAA
- the rpsT gene encoding 30S ribosomal protein S20 — protein MANIKSKVKSIAKMEEFRVRNNAMKTRVRKAIRAAREAVLAKDAKAQELVNKAHSIIATAVQKGVFHPNKGSRKSSRLDKFVNGQNAKKDA, from the coding sequence ATGGCAAATATTAAGTCAAAAGTAAAAAGCATTGCTAAAATGGAAGAATTCCGTGTTCGTAACAATGCTATGAAAACAAGAGTTCGTAAAGCAATTAGAGCTGCTAGAGAAGCGGTTTTAGCTAAGGATGCTAAAGCACAAGAATTAGTTAACAAAGCTCACTCAATTATTGCAACAGCTGTTCAAAAAGGTGTTTTTCATCCAAATAAAGGTTCAAGAAAATCATCTCGTTTAGATAAGTTTGTTAACGGACAAAATGCTAAAAAAGATGCGTAA
- a CDS encoding FAD-dependent oxidoreductase yields the protein MKIIVIGANHAGTSFLRTLKTINPDADITAYDRNTNTSFLGCGIAIWVGGKVKEPKGLFYSSPEILKAEYGIKLKTSHEVIAIDRTKREITVQDVQSGKSFIDTYDKLVFAGGTWPIEPKIPGIQYENIMLSKLYQHAQALVEKANDKKVKNVVVVGAGYIGVELVEAFHKKGKKVTLIDLANRVVPNYLDAEFTDKMQVNMQKEGIKLALAEKVIEFKSKDGKYVSEVITDKGRYEADLVIMSIGFKPRTDILSDVEKLPNGAIKVNEYQQSISDQNIYVLGDSAALKHCVTDTYEHVALATNAVKTGIVAALNLAGLKVAFPGVVGTNAINVFDCHYAATGFTEETAKAHGFDAASEYFEDNDRCEFAGKSEKVACKITYDKKTLKLLGVQIGSWGKNNHTEVIYMFALALQRKLTLPECALTDVFFLPHFNKPFNFFLMPMLKALGLKYKA from the coding sequence ATGAAAATAATAGTTATTGGTGCAAACCACGCAGGAACAAGTTTCCTACGAACATTGAAAACAATCAATCCTGATGCTGATATTACAGCATATGATAGAAATACAAATACATCATTTTTAGGTTGTGGTATCGCAATTTGAGTTGGCGGAAAAGTTAAAGAACCAAAAGGTCTGTTTTATTCATCACCTGAGATATTAAAAGCAGAATATGGAATTAAATTAAAAACTTCGCATGAAGTTATTGCCATAGATAGAACTAAAAGAGAAATAACAGTTCAAGATGTTCAAAGTGGAAAATCATTTATTGACACATATGATAAACTTGTTTTCGCGGGCGGAACATGACCAATTGAACCTAAAATTCCTGGCATTCAATATGAAAATATTATGCTTTCAAAACTTTATCAACATGCACAAGCATTAGTTGAAAAAGCAAACGATAAAAAAGTTAAAAATGTCGTTGTAGTTGGTGCAGGATATATTGGTGTTGAATTAGTCGAAGCATTCCATAAAAAAGGTAAAAAAGTTACACTAATTGATTTGGCAAATCGAGTTGTTCCAAATTATTTAGATGCCGAATTTACAGACAAAATGCAAGTAAATATGCAAAAAGAAGGTATTAAATTAGCACTTGCTGAAAAAGTTATTGAATTCAAATCAAAAGATGGCAAATACGTTTCAGAGGTTATAACAGACAAGGGACGATATGAAGCAGACCTAGTAATAATGTCAATCGGTTTTAAACCTCGTACGGACATTTTAAGTGATGTTGAAAAGTTACCAAATGGTGCAATTAAAGTTAATGAATATCAACAAAGTATCAGCGATCAAAATATTTATGTACTTGGTGACTCAGCAGCACTTAAACATTGTGTAACTGATACATATGAACATGTTGCTCTTGCAACCAATGCAGTTAAGACTGGTATTGTTGCGGCACTAAATTTAGCAGGTCTAAAAGTTGCTTTTCCAGGAGTTGTAGGTACAAATGCAATAAATGTTTTTGATTGTCATTATGCAGCAACAGGTTTTACAGAAGAAACAGCTAAGGCTCACGGTTTTGATGCAGCCAGTGAATATTTTGAAGACAATGACCGATGTGAATTTGCAGGTAAAAGTGAAAAAGTGGCTTGCAAAATTACTTATGACAAGAAGACACTAAAACTTCTTGGAGTACAAATTGGTTCATGAGGTAAAAACAATCATACAGAAGTAATTTATATGTTCGCATTAGCACTTCAAAGAAAATTGACTCTACCTGAATGTGCTCTAACTGATGTATTCTTCTTGCCACATTTCAACAAACCATTTAATTTCTTTTTAATGCCTATGCTTAAAGCATTAGGTCTTAAATATAAGGCATAA
- a CDS encoding MAG3090 family protein yields MKRLNLLWKQKEDATYPWLLKHPKIKEGLAKFKTRQDAVDWFLNFGDEVYIWFQNSEGIFGGQLAVLESENPKDKDTKKLLSIPKVSGFDGGETYNGVCEEFSIHPSYLSREPYKSALAKRVPEIDFVLISDPATYFPADLEMKKRSQSSYVDLNAIKASLELKIKELEEQKNASDETINNLKEQLENKKFDFMKVEEEIEAIKNQKEQEINAVREEAEKKIEEVKAEVAANSPTEQPSEPYAQAQAQPQFDAFGNPVMDPYAGQTQQPVDPYTQAQPQFDAFGNPVMDPYAGQTQAPMDDLNAQAQQPMENPNAQAQPQFDAFGNPVMDPYAGQPQADAYGNNPYVQSETIMTDPYATQGGYLATTQDPYGQLTPYDANYGYPTGMYDGTQFYPVQKKSDVGIWVGVGIAATVLLVIFILDILVLLSLTNVAQIF; encoded by the coding sequence ATGAAGAGACTTAATCTTTTATGAAAACAAAAAGAAGATGCAACATATCCATGACTTTTAAAACATCCAAAAATTAAAGAAGGATTAGCAAAATTCAAGACACGTCAAGACGCTGTTGACTGATTCTTAAATTTTGGAGATGAAGTTTACATTTGATTCCAAAATAGCGAAGGAATTTTTGGTGGACAATTAGCAGTTCTTGAATCTGAAAACCCAAAAGATAAGGATACTAAAAAATTATTATCAATTCCAAAAGTTTCAGGTTTCGATGGTGGTGAAACATATAATGGTGTCTGTGAGGAATTCAGTATTCACCCATCATATCTTTCAAGAGAACCTTATAAATCAGCATTAGCTAAAAGAGTTCCTGAAATTGATTTTGTATTAATTTCAGATCCTGCTACATACTTCCCAGCAGATCTTGAAATGAAAAAACGTAGCCAATCATCATATGTTGACCTTAACGCTATTAAGGCATCTCTTGAACTAAAAATTAAAGAACTTGAAGAACAAAAAAATGCATCAGACGAAACAATTAACAATCTTAAAGAACAACTAGAAAACAAAAAATTCGACTTTATGAAGGTTGAAGAAGAAATTGAAGCAATCAAGAACCAAAAAGAACAAGAAATAAACGCTGTTCGTGAAGAAGCAGAAAAGAAAATTGAAGAAGTTAAAGCAGAAGTTGCTGCAAATTCACCAACAGAACAACCTTCAGAACCTTATGCACAAGCACAGGCTCAACCACAATTTGATGCTTTTGGTAATCCAGTTATGGATCCTTATGCAGGACAAACACAACAACCAGTAGATCCATACACGCAAGCTCAGCCACAATTTGATGCCTTTGGTAATCCAGTTATGGATCCTTATGCAGGACAAACTCAAGCACCAATGGACGATTTAAATGCACAGGCTCAACAACCAATGGAAAATCCAAATGCACAGGCTCAACCACAATTTGATGCTTTTGGTAATCCAGTTATGGATCCTTATGCAGGACAACCCCAAGCAGATGCTTATGGAAATAATCCATATGTTCAAAGTGAAACAATTATGACTGACCCTTATGCAACACAAGGTGGTTATTTAGCAACTACACAAGACCCATATGGTCAACTTACTCCATACGACGCTAACTATGGCTATCCAACTGGAATGTACGATGGTACTCAATTCTATCCTGTACAAAAGAAATCGGATGTTGGTATTTGAGTAGGTGTTGGAATAGCTGCAACAGTATTATTAGTTATCTTTATTTTAGATATATTAGTGTTACTTAGTTTAACAAACGTTGCTCAAATATTCTAA
- the argS gene encoding arginine--tRNA ligase domain-containing protein, whose protein sequence is MLIVHKLNKLIKNIISELKTENKVFSSFEFANGEHKFSLMVSRKEKLENSNVINHIESDIVFKLKKFSPLPYVQLAEEIKAKLIKSSMVKDVLLGRYGLINIILNEKEFVSVVNEIIKSGAKYGWVKNNGLKINIEYASALPLNSLTVHNLRNALVGECLAKVCEFLGYQVTREYLVYEGYKKINEISKIVHEKYLNLFNDKTQQDKVCESDEFLEAAKWIKSQNDNFFINLDENEKLNKFNSSIVEYFVIQARNQLNNFGILFDIVSDFKNILVRKKVEHTLEILSPLIYDNDSNLFLNTNEEDSKDRILVHKSGRNSYLLLDIIYHLEKLKRADKIIDILDSDHIQYSNALLSVLRFLNVSEDRVDLAFCEKIQLKENQCLKSISKFNQNNIFIDELVKNISIDELKFFFLEKRAEQQISIDKINLENNKLCHSFNFISKTYNKVCKLLDGSKNNKCYSNKMSLNSNLSHLILRLDYFPYVLRKVISKVNPFYLTKYLKDLCILVNKNFKDKVKRNYKNFYPILESIKNVFDNGFKLLDINSDKIKQG, encoded by the coding sequence ATGCTTATCGTTCATAAACTGAACAAATTAATTAAAAATATTATTAGTGAATTAAAAACTGAAAATAAAGTTTTCAGTTCTTTTGAATTTGCAAATGGTGAGCACAAATTTTCACTTATGGTTTCTCGAAAAGAAAAACTTGAAAATTCAAATGTTATTAACCATATTGAAAGTGATATAGTTTTTAAACTTAAAAAATTTAGCCCGCTACCTTATGTTCAGTTAGCAGAAGAAATTAAAGCAAAACTAATTAAGAGTTCAATGGTTAAGGATGTTTTATTGGGCCGTTATGGACTTATAAATATTATTCTTAATGAAAAAGAATTTGTTTCTGTGGTTAATGAAATTATTAAAAGCGGTGCAAAATATGGTTGAGTAAAAAACAATGGACTAAAAATTAATATTGAATATGCCTCAGCCTTGCCACTTAATTCACTAACAGTTCATAATTTAAGAAATGCTCTTGTTGGCGAATGTCTTGCTAAGGTATGTGAATTTTTAGGTTATCAAGTAACAAGAGAATATTTAGTTTATGAAGGCTATAAAAAAATTAATGAGATTAGTAAAATTGTTCATGAAAAATATTTAAATTTATTTAATGATAAAACACAGCAAGACAAAGTGTGTGAAAGCGATGAGTTTTTAGAGGCTGCGAAATGAATTAAGAGTCAAAATGATAACTTTTTTATTAATTTAGATGAAAATGAAAAATTAAATAAATTTAATAGTTCAATAGTCGAATATTTTGTAATACAAGCAAGAAATCAACTTAATAACTTTGGAATTCTCTTTGATATTGTTAGTGATTTTAAAAACATTTTAGTTAGAAAAAAGGTAGAACATACACTTGAAATTTTATCTCCATTAATTTATGACAATGATTCAAACTTATTTTTAAACACAAATGAAGAAGATTCAAAAGATAGAATTTTGGTACACAAAAGCGGAAGAAATTCATACTTGCTTTTAGATATAATTTATCATCTTGAAAAACTTAAGAGGGCGGATAAAATTATCGATATTTTGGATAGTGATCATATTCAATATTCAAATGCACTATTATCAGTTCTAAGATTTCTTAATGTATCAGAAGATCGTGTAGATCTTGCTTTTTGTGAAAAGATACAACTTAAAGAAAATCAGTGTCTAAAGTCTATTAGTAAATTTAACCAAAACAACATTTTTATAGATGAATTGGTCAAAAATATTAGCATAGATGAGTTAAAATTTTTCTTTCTTGAAAAGCGAGCTGAACAGCAAATTTCAATTGATAAAATAAACCTTGAAAATAACAAACTTTGTCATTCTTTTAACTTCATTTCAAAAACATATAACAAAGTTTGCAAGCTTTTAGATGGTTCTAAAAATAATAAGTGTTATAGTAACAAAATGAGCCTAAATAGTAACCTTAGCCATCTTATTTTAAGACTTGATTATTTTCCTTATGTTTTAAGAAAAGTTATCAGCAAAGTAAACCCTTTTTATTTGACAAAATATTTAAAGGATTTGTGTATTTTGGTAAACAAAAATTTTAAAGATAAAGTCAAAAGAAATTATAAAAATTTTTACCCAATCCTAGAGTCAATTAAAAATGTGTTTGATAATGGATTTAAATTATTAGATATTAATTCAGACAAAATTAAACAAGGATAA
- a CDS encoding class I tRNA ligase family protein — MLKIYVCGPTVYNDLHIGNMVPILTFDLMLKAYRSLGKEFKFIHNITDIDDKIINRAAQLNISEQELSQRYTDAYLELLECFGVDTISKIEKVTSNINEIVDYVKQQVKEKNAYIDTEGNVWFDVKKFQGHYGCVSNLKLDKMQFEEQNQDKKFEADFALWKKTKVGVTFKTGDQNIAIGRPGWHTECAVLVQKHFGKDGLDIHGGGMDLTFPHHENENIQHFALYGRDITKNWIRCGQINFEGEKMSKSLGNVILAKDFIKQYDPFILKLIILNSKISAPINVTSEFIENMQTIEKKYKKVIFSFFTNFGTNVFVNQKPPLMRSNAKFIKIINSLKEGNFSDFNFHLNEQIKEYNKSKNLETAKVIFSILEVIHPLLTKVSNYENELELFTKWTVLKEKKDYIEADKIREKLMKSGLY; from the coding sequence ATGTTAAAAATATATGTTTGTGGTCCAACAGTTTACAACGATTTACATATTGGTAATATGGTACCAATATTAACTTTTGATCTTATGCTTAAAGCATATAGATCGCTAGGAAAAGAATTTAAATTTATTCACAATATTACAGATATCGATGACAAAATTATTAATAGGGCTGCTCAACTTAATATTAGTGAGCAAGAACTAAGTCAAAGATATACTGATGCGTATTTAGAATTATTAGAGTGCTTTGGTGTTGATACAATTAGCAAAATTGAAAAAGTAACTAGCAACATTAATGAAATAGTTGATTATGTTAAGCAACAAGTTAAAGAAAAAAATGCGTACATTGATACTGAAGGAAACGTTTGATTCGATGTTAAAAAATTTCAAGGCCACTATGGTTGTGTTTCAAATTTAAAACTTGATAAAATGCAATTCGAGGAGCAAAATCAAGACAAGAAATTTGAGGCTGACTTTGCACTATGAAAGAAAACAAAAGTTGGTGTTACTTTTAAAACAGGAGACCAAAATATAGCAATTGGTCGACCTGGCTGACACACAGAGTGTGCAGTTTTGGTACAAAAGCACTTTGGAAAAGATGGCTTAGACATTCATGGTGGCGGAATGGATTTAACATTTCCGCACCATGAAAATGAAAATATTCAACACTTTGCTCTTTATGGTAGAGACATTACTAAAAATTGAATTCGATGTGGGCAAATTAATTTTGAGGGTGAAAAAATGTCTAAGTCGCTTGGTAATGTAATTTTAGCTAAAGACTTTATTAAGCAATATGATCCTTTTATCTTAAAACTTATTATTTTAAATTCAAAAATTTCTGCACCAATTAATGTTACAAGTGAATTTATTGAAAATATGCAGACTATTGAAAAAAAATATAAGAAAGTAATTTTTAGCTTCTTTACAAATTTTGGTACTAATGTCTTTGTTAATCAAAAACCACCACTTATGAGATCAAATGCTAAATTTATTAAAATTATTAATTCATTAAAAGAAGGAAATTTTTCTGACTTTAACTTTCATTTAAATGAACAAATCAAAGAATATAATAAGTCCAAAAATCTTGAAACTGCTAAAGTTATTTTTAGCATACTTGAAGTTATCCACCCTTTATTAACAAAAGTAAGCAATTATGAAAATGAATTGGAACTTTTTACCAAATGAACTGTTTTAAAGGAAAAAAAGGATTATATAGAGGCTGATAAAATAAGGGAAAAATTAATGAAAAGTGGCCTTTATTAA
- the rlmB gene encoding 23S rRNA (guanosine(2251)-2'-O)-methyltransferase RlmB, producing the protein MEKLYLCGRNSVEDALRAKLPIETVFVNSIQLAQKFKQITKANVVIKDKNFFAQYHNYNHQGIVATLKDFPIYELESIKKDSAEVVLVLDHIQDPHNLGAIMRSANACGIKHLIISKERSANITSSVLKVSSGGFVNMKVIKVNSISASLTKLKKWGYWIYVSALDQNAQSVSKLSFNKPCVLVVGNEGDGVSKSTLGEADQVVYIPQKGSVQSLNVSVATGILLYEITKD; encoded by the coding sequence ATGGAAAAATTATATTTGTGTGGGAGAAATTCAGTTGAGGATGCACTTAGGGCCAAGTTACCTATTGAAACTGTGTTTGTCAATTCAATTCAACTTGCACAAAAATTTAAACAAATTACCAAGGCAAATGTTGTAATTAAAGATAAAAATTTCTTTGCACAATATCACAATTATAATCATCAAGGAATTGTTGCAACCCTAAAAGATTTTCCAATTTATGAACTCGAATCAATTAAAAAAGACAGTGCTGAAGTTGTACTAGTTTTAGATCACATTCAAGACCCGCATAATTTGGGCGCAATAATGCGAAGTGCTAATGCATGTGGAATTAAACATCTAATTATTAGTAAAGAACGCTCTGCTAATATTACTTCAAGCGTTCTCAAAGTTAGTTCTGGTGGCTTTGTTAATATGAAAGTTATTAAGGTTAATAGTATTAGTGCTAGTTTAACTAAACTTAAGAAATGAGGGTATTGAATATATGTTTCTGCACTTGACCAGAATGCTCAAAGTGTTAGCAAACTTAGTTTTAATAAACCATGTGTTTTAGTTGTAGGTAACGAGGGTGATGGTGTAAGTAAGTCAACATTAGGAGAAGCTGATCAAGTTGTTTATATACCACAAAAAGGAAGTGTTCAATCTTTAAATGTTTCAGTTGCTACTGGTATTTTGTTGTATGAAATAACAAAGGACTAA
- the rpmG gene encoding 50S ribosomal protein L33 gives MQKRKVTLSCESCQKLNYSTNKSLSNPKRIEIKKFCPNCRLHTTHKEEK, from the coding sequence ATGCAAAAGAGAAAAGTGACACTTTCTTGTGAAAGTTGCCAAAAACTTAATTATTCAACGAATAAAAGTCTAAGCAACCCAAAAAGAATAGAAATTAAAAAGTTTTGTCCAAATTGTAGATTGCACACAACACATAAAGAGGAAAAATAA
- the secE gene encoding preprotein translocase subunit SecE, which yields MKKDKETKVKKPRKYLFRRFVKEMKRVRWPSSRKNWVSFVQIVIFAFIFTLCAVLLGVLFSLILTKAGVK from the coding sequence ATGAAGAAGGATAAAGAAACAAAGGTCAAAAAACCTAGAAAATATCTATTTAGACGTTTTGTTAAAGAAATGAAGAGAGTAAGATGACCTTCTAGTCGTAAAAACTGAGTTTCTTTTGTTCAAATAGTTATTTTTGCATTTATATTTACATTGTGTGCTGTTTTACTTGGAGTTCTTTTCTCACTTATTCTTACAAAAGCAGGCGTTAAATAA